The sequence TTGCCAGGTTCTCGAAGATGTGCGAGGAAGAGTTTTCGAAGGCCGATTCGTGGCGCTTCGGCAGGATCCATGTCTCGAACGGGAATCGCGGGGCATAGGGCGCGAGCGTCACGAAATCGTTATTCTCGGCGATGACGCGGACTGGATCTTCCAATTCCTGCCGAATGACGTCGCAGAATACGCAGCGCTCCTTGTAGGTGTAGTACTGCTTCGCGCCTTCGAGTTCTTCGCGCACGTGCTTGGGAAGGATCGGGAGGGCAATCAACTGTCCGTGCGGGTGTTCGAGCGATGCTCCAGCGGCCTCGCCGTGGTTTTTGAAAATCAGGATGTACTTGAACCGCTTGTCCTGCCGAAGGTCAACGACGCGATCGCGATAGGCCCAGAGCACGTCTTCGATGCGCTTCTCCGGCATAGAGGCGAGGGTAATGTTATGGTCCGGCGACTCGATGATGACTTCGTGGGCGCCGATGCCGTTCATCTTGTCGAACATTCCCTCGGCCTGCCGGCTTAGATTGCCTTCAATGCCAAGAGCGGGAAACTTGTTCGGCACGACACGAACGCTCCACCCGGGGGTGTTGGGACGGCTGGAGTTGCCATTCTGCGATGGCCGGTAGGCGAGAATCTCCGGCGGCGTCTTATCCTCGTTGCCGTAACAGAACGGACAGAAGCCGCCTTTCATGGTCACGCGATCGCGAACAAAATCGGTCGGGCGCTTGGCACGATCAGTAGAAATGATCACCCAGCGGCCGACGATCGGGTCTTTCCTAAGCTCGGGCACGGTATGACTCCCAATAAGATCGGTTCGTAAAAATGGTACGCCAAAGGGAAGATTTTGGCACGGCGGGAAAAAGGAGCTACCGAGGCGTAAATGCGTCCTTGAGTAGCTCGATCTCCATCGACGGTCCGAGATAGACGTTCACGATGTCAAAGCGATAGGGAGTTGCGGATGAGATCTTTTTTCGATAGAGCCACGCCATGCCGGCGAGTTCGTCGCGCTTCGCCATGTCGACGGCGGCTTCCGCCGGGACGAGGCCGCGTTCGCCGCGCGTCTTCACTTCGATGAAGCACAGGGTTCCGCCGTCCCATCCGACCATGTCGAGTTCGCCGCGACGGCCACTGCCACGCCAGTTGCGGGCGACGATGGTGTAACCCAGTTGACGGAGATAGAAGTACGCGGCTTCTTCCCCGCGCCGGCCGGTCTTGATGTGCTCGGGTACTTTGCGAACGCTGGGTAACCAGAAACTGAGCGCGTACAGAGTTTTCAGTGCGATCTTCGTCAGACCTCGCATGATTCAAGCATGACAATCGCAAACTGCTTTTCGCCAGAAGAAATGGAGGCACGATTCCGTTTTGGGAAAAGAAACGCCGGTCCAAAGACCGGCGGTGGGGCGGGATTGTCAAACTGCTCTACTTCGCTTCGCTTCCGACCAGCCTTTCAATATCGGCCATTTCTTTCGGAATTCCGCTGGAGAGAATCTCCGAGCCGTGATCGGTGATCAGGACGGTGTCCTCGATGCGAATATGAATGTGCTTCTCGGGGAATTCGACGATCGGTTCAACGGTAACGACTTGCCCGGCTTTGATCGGACCGCCCAAACCGGGCCCGGTTCCTGGCGTGGCGACGTCGTGCGTTGCCTCGCCCACGAAGTGGCCGAAGCCGTTGTACCAACGGTCCCCGATGCCGTATTTCTCGTATACTTTCTTCCCTTCCGCGGCTGCCTGCTCGTAGGTGTTGCCAGGGCGGAGCATGTTGATGATCGCCTTCTGCGCCTCGAGATCGACGGCGTACCACTTCGCCTGCTCGGGCGTGAATTTGCCGCTGATGTTGAAGGTCCTCGTGATGTCCATCGTCAGGTGATCGAGATCGGCGGCGTAGTCGAAGACGACGAGATCGTTGGGCTCGATCTTGCGACGATTCTGGAAGTAGTGCCACGTATTGACGTTGGGTCCTGAG is a genomic window of Terriglobia bacterium containing:
- a CDS encoding YraN family protein — translated: MRGLTKIALKTLYALSFWLPSVRKVPEHIKTGRRGEEAAYFYLRQLGYTIVARNWRGSGRRGELDMVGWDGGTLCFIEVKTRGERGLVPAEAAVDMAKRDELAGMAWLYRKKISSATPYRFDIVNVYLGPSMEIELLKDAFTPR
- the galT gene encoding galactose-1-phosphate uridylyltransferase gives rise to the protein MPELRKDPIVGRWVIISTDRAKRPTDFVRDRVTMKGGFCPFCYGNEDKTPPEILAYRPSQNGNSSRPNTPGWSVRVVPNKFPALGIEGNLSRQAEGMFDKMNGIGAHEVIIESPDHNITLASMPEKRIEDVLWAYRDRVVDLRQDKRFKYILIFKNHGEAAGASLEHPHGQLIALPILPKHVREELEGAKQYYTYKERCVFCDVIRQELEDPVRVIAENNDFVTLAPYAPRFPFETWILPKRHESAFENSSSHIFENLAKSLKLLLMKADVVLDRPAYNLVIHSSPVQEPFNEHYHWHIEFMPKLTKTAGFEWGTGFYINPTPPEEAARFLREADISEFTPPPPAKVEAR